A single Garra rufa chromosome 9, GarRuf1.0, whole genome shotgun sequence DNA region contains:
- the calhm6 gene encoding calcium homeostasis modulator protein 6 produces MDKLKPLLSFTQKQQTNLGFGLIALITAGSEHIFSVFAFKCPCNDYNFVYGNVCLLVPALALLILSYMLSNKTWKLFTGLCLKKSRFCRFNYAIGFLCIFLQITTTAIVAPLSWIAVALLRGVYFECSMTGANLTLFRSHLCSDKYPHCRTELEKFPCDGTAIPQTERVALLAIIRAESQVLGWILIGSVMTFTFLLTCLARCYSPISYMQLKFWRMYTQKESEFMDSYTAQHAEKLAKRNITSFFELTKPTPINSPPRQAWEKISSFYKFRSMDRYYSILHKYVSTCEDLENPLVRPSVRSENDFSNPAALAFVDEGKLVL; encoded by the exons ATGGATAAGTTAAAACCTTTGCTTAGCTTCACTCAGAAACAGCAGACCAATTTAGGATTCGGACTGATTGCTCTTATAACTGCAGGTAGCGAGCACATCTTctccgtctttgcttttaagTGTCCTTGCAATGATTATAATTTCGTTTATGGCAACGTCTGCCTCCTCGTGCCCGCGCTTGCGCTGCTCATCTTAAGTTATATGTTGAGCAATAAAACTTGGAAATTGTTCACGGGTTTGTGCCTTAAGAAATCAAGGTTTTGTCGTTTTAATTACGCGATTGGCTTTTTGTGTATTTTTCTTCAAATCACCACGACTGCGATAGTTGCACCTCTCAGTTGGATCGCGGTTGCTCTGCTTAGAGGAGTGTATTTCGAGTGCTCAATGACTGGCGCCAACTTGACACTTTTCAGAAGTCATCTTTGCAGCGACAAGTATCCTCACTGTCGGACAGAGCTGGAGAAGTTCCCTTGTGATGGAACCGCAATTCCCCAGACTGAGAGAGTGGCTTTGCTGGCCATCATACGGGCAGAGTCCCAG GTACTTGGTTGGATCCTGATAGGTTCTGTGATGACGTTCACCTTTCTGCTCACATGCCTAGCCCGATGTTATTCTCCAATCAGCTACATGCAGCTGAAATTTTGGAGGATGTACACTCAGAAGGAGAGTGAGTTTATGGACAGCTACACAGCTCAGCATGCCGAAAAGCTTGCAAAGAGAAACATAACAAGTTTCTTTGAGTTAACCAAACCCACTCCTATAAACAGCCCACCCAGACAGGCCTGGGAGAAGATCTCCTCCTTCTACAAGTTCCGAAGCATGGACCGATACTACAGCATCCTGCATAAATATGTGTCCACTTGTGAGGACCTGGAAAATCCATTAGTAAGGCCTTCAGTGAGATCTGAAAATGATTTTTCAAACCCAGCCGCACTTGCATTTGTGGACGAGGGCAAACTGGTTTTGTAG